In Thermomicrobiales bacterium, the DNA window CCGGAACGTCGAGGAACTCACCGTAGGTCAACGGCGCAGCAATCCAGACGAACGCCCCGCCGATCACAAGCAGGCCCGCCGTAAGCGCCCAATCCCGGAGGGTCAAGCCGAGTATGGTCCACTGGCCGGCGGCCTCCTCCACATTGCGATCCTTCGCCCGCAACCCCAGATCGATCAGCGCGCCAACCATCGCTCCGGCAAGCAGTACGCCGGGCAACGAGATGTGCACCACCAACCAGGGCATCTTTTCACCGCCGAACGAGAGTCCGGCGAAGATGGCAAGAAACCAGATCGACATGAAAAGGCGGAAGAAGAGTTGCTTCCCGCCGGAGAATCCCACCAACGAGGCTCCGGAACGGATCATCGTGACGGCCACCAACAACGCGCCAAGCACGCAGACGATGTAGTCGTATTGGGGAAGGAGCAAGATGAAATAGAACCAGGGCTGCTCTCCACGGCGGACATCGTGTTGCCCCAACCAATAGAGCAGCGTCCCGTCTGTATCGATCGTGGACGAGCGCAGCCCCGCCATGTTTGTGAAGAGACTGGTGTAAAGCGGAACGAAGACTGCCAGGTAGGCGAAGATCGCCAGGTAGAGTCCGGTCTTGTCCGCCCACAGTGCGCGCACGGCGCCAGTGACCGAAAAGCCGTCCTCCGGCGTGTAGTAGATTCGTCCGTCCCTGGGCGTGGCCTCGAGGTGGTCGGCGGCGACCTGGTCTGCTTCGATCGCCTGTCCCGGTCGCTTGTGGATCAGCACCCACCAGAGCCCGACCAGAAACGCGATCGTCAGGATTGTCGCGCCAATGATCAGCGGATTGGTCAGGAACATCTTGTAGTAGGCGTTCTGCTGCGCTTGCGTCGGGTTTTCCCAGGGGATATCGAGCAGTTCGTCCTTCGTGGCATGCGGGATCAGCGCGTAGAGCAGCAGCATCCCGATCAGATAGGCGGCGTTCACGCCCAGCAACTCCCAGGCTCTCCGATCGCCGGTGCGTCGGAAACCAGTGAATTGCTCGATCATCAACGCGACATAGAGGAAGCCATAGAAGATCGCGACGATGGCGAAAACGATCTCGTGATTCGTGAAGAGGAACGCGAGCGTCGCTGATCCGGTGATGAG includes these proteins:
- a CDS encoding TIGR03663 family protein, which encodes MSNDRSNGDLHEAPVLVSATNEGDEVGEEHSLQPVPRRRRGSAVAEPVAETLAVEAVAAPQVTSLPVFAKSAPAKRRMLPSSVSWETVAYLLMIALAIGTRFWNLGEKALHHDESLHAYYSWVYYVGDGYRHDPLMHGPFLFHFGALIYLLFGDTDATARYGAAFFGVLLVAMPWLLRSPRFLGKYGALAASFFMLISPSILYQSRYIRHDIYTLGGTLLLFICIFRYLDRPSRVWLITGSATLAFLFTNHEIVFAIVAIFYGFLYVALMIEQFTGFRRTGDRRAWELLGVNAAYLIGMLLLYALIPHATKDELLDIPWENPTQAQQNAYYKMFLTNPLIIGATILTIAFLVGLWWVLIHKRPGQAIEADQVAADHLEATPRDGRIYYTPEDGFSVTGAVRALWADKTGLYLAIFAYLAVFVPLYTSLFTNMAGLRSSTIDTDGTLLYWLGQHDVRRGEQPWFYFILLLPQYDYIVCVLGALLVAVTMIRSGASLVGFSGGKQLFFRLFMSIWFLAIFAGLSFGGEKMPWLVVHISLPGVLLAGAMVGALIDLGLRAKDRNVEEAAGQWTILGLTLRDWALTAGLLVIGGAFVWIAAPLTYGEFLDVPDDSITRLRRVVTESAADHWWWLAVPFLLSAALIVGWVVWRGIQRTALAVVAAVVIGLSLLQ